From the Lolium rigidum isolate FL_2022 chromosome 2, APGP_CSIRO_Lrig_0.1, whole genome shotgun sequence genome, one window contains:
- the LOC124686920 gene encoding aquaporin NIP1-1-like: MPGGGENGQTNGGHEQSAMEEGRKEEYNQGCGFAISIPFVQKILAEIFGTYFLIFAGCGAVTVNQSRHGQITFPGVAIVWGLAVMVMVYALGHISGAHFNPAVTFAFATVRRFPWRQVPAYVLAQMLGATLASGTLRLMFGGSHEHFPGTLPVGSDVQSLVLEFIITFYLMFVISGVATDNRAIGELAGLAVGATILLNVLIAGPISGASMNPARSIGPALVGSEYRSIWVYVVGPMAGAVAGAWAYNLIRFTNKPLREITKSGSFLKSMSRANSVSV; this comes from the exons ATGCCAGGAGGTGGCGAGAACGGCCAGACGAACGGAGGTCACGAGCAGAGCGCCATGGAGGAAGGGAGGAAGGAGGAGTACAACCAGGGCTGCGGCTTCGCCATCTCCATCCCGTTCGTCCAGAAG ATCCTTGCTGAGATCTTCGGCACCTACTTCCTGATCTTCGCCGGGTGCGGCGCGGTGACGGTGAACCAGAGCCGGCACGGGCAGATCACGTTCCCGGGGGTGGCCATCGTTTGGGGCCTGGCCGTGATGGTGATGGTGTACGCGCTGGGCCACATCTCCGGCGCGCACTTCAACCCCGCCGTGACCTTCGCCTTCGCCACCGTGCGCCGCTTCCCGTGGCGGCAGGTGCCGGCCTACGTGCTGGCGCAGATGCTGGGCGCGACGCTGGCGAGCGGCACGCTGCGGCTCATGTTCGGCGGCAGCCACGAGCACTTCCCGGGGACGCTCCCCGTCGGGTCGGACGTGCAGTCGCTGGTGCTGGAGTTCATCATCACCTTCTACCTCATGTTCGTCATCTCCGGCGTCGCCACCGACAACCGAGCC ATCGGGGAGTTGGCAGGGCTGGCCGTGGGCGCAACCATCCTGCTCAACGTGCTTATCGCTGG GCCCATCTCAGGAGCGTCGATGAACCCGGCTCGGTCGATCGGGCCGGCGCTGGTCGGTAGCGAGTACAGGTCCATCTGGGTCTACGTGGTGGGGCCCATGGCCGGAGCCGTCGCCGGAGCTTGGGCGTACAACCTCATCAGGTTCACCAACAAGCCCCTGCGCGAGATCACCAAGAGCGGCTCCTTCCTCAAGAGCATGAGCAGGGCCAACTCCGTCTCCGTATAA